One genomic segment of Sphingobacteriales bacterium includes these proteins:
- a CDS encoding acyl-CoA reductase yields MPTHLDEKISCLAQLGYQIANKPQQLSPFIEKACRQNPWFTHNNVAYALNAIATEFLDEAKLKTFLQEYPDELAKQAKNAPKKVGIIMAGNLPLVGFHDFLCVYLSGHHAAIKLSSKDDVLLPAVLNLLSNLDANLSQTISFPDKLTDINAIIATGSNNTARYFEYYFGKYPHIIRQSRVSAAIITGHETTEELKALGDDVFRYFGMGCRNVAKLFVPKNYDLTRILTAWDDWQFVENHNKYKNNYDYYCAMMLLNREPHLANSFVALVERPELAAPTGLVYYEYYDTTDTLTNRLIDVHEQLQCVVGNPQRSGLCVPFGHTQLPALNDYADKIDTMQFLLSDLVCN; encoded by the coding sequence ATGCCCACCCATTTAGATGAAAAAATAAGCTGTTTAGCCCAGCTTGGCTATCAAATAGCCAATAAGCCACAACAATTAAGCCCATTTATTGAAAAAGCCTGCCGACAAAACCCTTGGTTCACCCACAACAATGTTGCTTACGCTTTAAACGCCATTGCCACCGAGTTTTTAGATGAAGCAAAATTAAAAACCTTCTTACAAGAATATCCGGATGAATTAGCGAAACAAGCAAAAAACGCGCCTAAAAAAGTGGGCATCATTATGGCCGGAAATTTACCTTTGGTCGGGTTTCATGATTTTTTATGCGTTTACCTGTCGGGGCACCATGCCGCCATAAAATTATCTTCCAAAGATGATGTTTTGTTGCCGGCTGTTTTGAACTTATTAAGTAATTTAGATGCAAACCTTTCGCAAACAATATCTTTTCCGGATAAACTGACAGATATTAACGCCATCATAGCAACCGGAAGCAACAATACCGCCCGTTATTTTGAGTATTATTTTGGAAAGTATCCGCATATCATTCGGCAAAGCCGGGTATCGGCAGCCATTATTACCGGCCACGAAACAACCGAAGAACTAAAAGCCTTAGGCGATGATGTTTTTAGGTATTTTGGTATGGGGTGCCGCAATGTTGCCAAACTGTTTGTACCAAAAAATTATGACCTCACGCGCATTTTAACTGCTTGGGATGATTGGCAATTTGTTGAAAACCACAATAAATACAAAAATAATTACGACTACTATTGCGCCATGATGTTGCTAAATCGCGAACCGCATTTAGCTAATTCATTTGTTGCCTTGGTAGAGCGCCCCGAATTAGCAGCCCCTACCGGCTTGGTATATTACGAGTACTATGATACAACTGATACCCTAACCAACAGACTTATTGATGTGCATGAACAGTTACAATGTGTAGTGGGTAACCCACAACGCAGCGGTCTTTGTGTGCCGTTTGGCCATACACAGCTACCCGCCCTAAACGACTATGCCGACAAAATTGATACCATGCAGTTTTTGTTGAGCGATTTAGTTTGTAATTAG
- a CDS encoding 4Fe-4S dicluster domain-containing protein yields the protein MAIIITDDCINCGACEPECPNNAIYEGGVEWAIADGTTVQGTVILLDGREVSVKESFKPIQEDYYYIVPDKCTECMGFHEEPQCAAVCPVDCCVPDPDFRETEEALLAKKAKMHI from the coding sequence ATGGCCATTATTATTACCGACGATTGTATTAACTGCGGAGCTTGTGAGCCCGAATGCCCAAATAATGCTATTTACGAAGGTGGCGTTGAATGGGCAATTGCCGATGGCACTACCGTGCAAGGCACCGTTATATTGTTAGACGGACGCGAAGTTAGCGTTAAAGAATCATTTAAACCCATTCAAGAGGACTATTATTATATTGTTCCGGATAAGTGTACTGAGTGCATGGGTTTTCATGAAGAACCACAATGTGCAGCAGTTTGCCCAGTTGATTGCTGCGTGCCCGACCCCGACTTCCGCGAAACAGAAGAAGCATTATTAGCCAAAAAAGCTAAAATGCACATATAA
- a CDS encoding RecQ family ATP-dependent DNA helicase translates to MLENLHQILKEKWGYDAFRPLQFEIMQAVLQGFDTLALLPTGGGKSVCYQVPALTFDEGELCLVISPLIALMKDQVQNLKAKNIAAEAIFSGLHPNEANRILQLCLSGKCRILYVSPERIHTALFKDFLTRIKLSFIAVDEAHCISQWGYDFRPAYLKIPLLRQLQPHAPVLALTASATTRVRNDIADKLQLASGYKIYEQSFTRSNLSYSVLNEDNKKDKLLTILKKISGCALVYTNSRALAQETAQFLRKNGLAADFYHAGLTTAQRNQKQTAWMKDHIRIMVATNAFGMGIDKPNVRLVVHISPPTSLEAYYQEAGRAGRDGKKSFAVLLYQNSDGVNLQKLIVQRYPNKATVLQTYIALCNACQLPVGAGQGQNFDFDLDELCDNFKLPILPTWHALKILEEHGYIALSDAADLPARLLITASRNELYEVEVANIRLNPYIKMLLRLYGGSAFVQYVAINERQIAKQMSVPIEFVKNALTVLHKQKLIDYLPQAEQPQVSFIEPRIAENNLAVNEKLMQFRQTVFLNNINAILNYVNTATICRNRQIVAYFGETTNTDCGICDVCIQHIRMQKAEQQQQLATQTLLQMVSQYYNNNKTTTANNALTTEILLQQTELQTKLNKQVIINALRWLIDNDEIKTNETGIFILPA, encoded by the coding sequence ATGCTCGAAAACCTTCATCAAATTTTAAAAGAAAAATGGGGCTACGATGCCTTTCGACCCTTGCAATTCGAAATTATGCAAGCGGTTTTGCAGGGCTTTGACACCTTGGCTTTGTTACCCACCGGGGGTGGTAAATCGGTATGCTACCAAGTGCCGGCCTTAACCTTTGATGAGGGTGAGCTTTGCTTAGTTATATCGCCGCTAATTGCCCTAATGAAAGACCAGGTGCAAAATTTAAAGGCAAAAAATATTGCCGCCGAAGCCATTTTTTCGGGATTACACCCCAACGAAGCTAACCGCATTTTACAACTTTGTTTATCCGGAAAATGCCGTATTTTATACGTTTCGCCCGAAAGAATTCATACTGCCCTGTTTAAAGATTTTTTAACCCGTATAAAATTATCATTCATCGCCGTTGACGAAGCACACTGTATTTCGCAATGGGGTTACGACTTTAGACCCGCCTACCTTAAAATTCCATTACTGCGCCAACTGCAACCCCATGCACCTGTTTTAGCACTTACGGCTTCGGCCACAACGCGCGTTCGCAATGATATTGCCGACAAATTGCAATTAGCATCCGGATATAAAATATACGAACAAAGTTTTACGCGCTCAAACCTGTCTTATTCGGTTTTAAATGAAGATAACAAAAAAGATAAACTCTTAACCATCTTAAAAAAAATATCTGGATGTGCACTTGTTTATACAAACAGCAGAGCCTTAGCGCAAGAAACAGCACAGTTTTTGCGTAAAAATGGCTTGGCTGCCGATTTTTATCACGCAGGTCTAACAACCGCCCAACGCAACCAAAAACAAACAGCTTGGATGAAAGACCATATCCGAATTATGGTTGCAACCAATGCTTTTGGCATGGGTATAGACAAACCTAATGTGCGCTTGGTTGTGCATATATCGCCGCCCACCAGTTTAGAGGCGTATTACCAAGAAGCAGGTCGTGCCGGACGAGATGGCAAGAAATCGTTTGCGGTATTGCTATATCAAAACAGCGATGGGGTAAATTTGCAAAAATTAATTGTGCAGCGTTACCCTAATAAAGCTACCGTATTACAAACTTATATTGCCTTGTGCAATGCCTGCCAATTGCCGGTTGGTGCGGGGCAAGGGCAGAATTTTGATTTTGATTTAGATGAACTTTGCGATAATTTTAAATTGCCCATTTTGCCAACCTGGCACGCACTTAAAATATTAGAAGAACATGGATATATTGCCCTAAGCGATGCCGCCGACCTGCCAGCCCGTTTGCTTATTACAGCCTCGCGCAACGAATTGTACGAAGTTGAAGTCGCCAATATTCGCCTTAACCCGTATATAAAAATGTTGTTGCGCCTTTATGGTGGCTCGGCTTTTGTGCAATACGTAGCCATCAACGAGCGGCAAATAGCTAAACAAATGAGTGTACCTATTGAGTTTGTAAAAAATGCCTTAACTGTGTTACATAAACAAAAACTTATTGACTATTTGCCGCAAGCCGAGCAGCCCCAGGTTAGTTTTATTGAACCGCGAATTGCAGAAAATAACCTTGCTGTAAACGAAAAATTAATGCAATTTAGGCAAACTGTTTTTTTAAACAATATAAATGCTATCCTAAACTACGTAAATACTGCCACAATTTGCCGAAACCGACAGATAGTAGCCTATTTTGGTGAAACAACAAATACCGATTGTGGCATTTGTGATGTTTGCATACAACATATCCGGATGCAAAAAGCCGAGCAACAACAGCAACTTGCAACACAAACTTTGCTTCAAATGGTGTCTCAATATTATAATAATAACAAAACCACTACTGCCAACAACGCCTTAACCACCGAAATTTTACTTCAACAAACCGAGTTACAAACCAAACTAAACAAGCAGGTAATAATTAATGCCTTGCGCTGGTTAATTGATAATGACGAAATAAAAACAAACGAAACAGGCATTTTTATTTTGCCAGCTTAA